Proteins from a single region of Bacteroidales bacterium:
- a CDS encoding electron transport complex subunit E: protein MNHWANFSKGLIKENPVFVLVLGMCPTLATTTSAMNGLGMGLATTFVLMLSNVAISLIAGVIPDKVRIPAYIVVIASFVTIVDMLMAAYVNAPGPNGEPSLYDQLGIFIPLIVVNCIVLGRAESFAAKNKVLPSLLDGAGIGLGFAFALTLLGSIREILGSGSVFGLQLLPKTMNILIFVLAPGAFIALGYLIVIVNRFRKTKV, encoded by the coding sequence ATGAATCATTGGGCTAATTTCAGTAAAGGCTTAATAAAAGAAAATCCTGTTTTTGTGCTGGTATTGGGTATGTGTCCAACACTGGCTACTACCACATCTGCCATGAATGGCTTAGGTATGGGGTTGGCCACTACTTTCGTGTTGATGTTATCCAATGTCGCGATATCATTGATTGCAGGGGTAATTCCCGATAAGGTGCGTATACCGGCATATATTGTGGTCATTGCTTCATTTGTTACCATCGTGGATATGCTGATGGCTGCTTATGTCAATGCACCGGGTCCTAATGGAGAACCCAGCCTGTATGACCAGTTGGGTATTTTTATACCATTGATCGTTGTTAACTGTATTGTGCTGGGACGTGCCGAGTCCTTTGCTGCCAAAAATAAAGTGTTGCCTTCATTGCTTGATGGTGCTGGTATCGGGTTAGGATTTGCCTTTGCATTGACATTATTGGGATCCATACGGGAAATACTGGGTAGCGGGTCGGTTTTCGGGTTGCAGCTTCTGCCAAAAACCATGAATATCCTGATATTCGTTCTGGCACCGGGGGCATTCATCGCCCTGGGATACCTGATCGTTATCGTTAATCGTTTCAGAAAGACAAAAGTTTAA
- a CDS encoding RnfABCDGE type electron transport complex subunit D: WVNPEVNASPVFHILTGGLLLGAIFMATDYVTSPMSRLGMIIYGIGIGVITVIVRVFGAYPEGMSFAILIMNAFVPLINTYIKPGRFGKEVKNG; encoded by the coding sequence GTGGGTAAATCCTGAAGTAAATGCAAGTCCGGTTTTTCATATCTTAACAGGAGGTTTGCTGTTAGGTGCCATTTTTATGGCTACGGATTATGTTACATCTCCTATGAGCCGCCTTGGGATGATCATCTACGGTATAGGCATTGGAGTTATTACTGTGATTGTTCGTGTGTTTGGAGCCTATCCGGAAGGGATGTCTTTTGCGATACTGATTATGAATGCATTTGTTCCTTTAATTAATACTTACATCAAACCCGGTCGTTTCGGGAAGGAGGTGAAAAATGGCTAA
- a CDS encoding RnfABCDGE type electron transport complex subunit G translates to MAKKESTLLNMVVTLLVITAVASASLGFMYELTKGPKAAAEAAKQNFAIKAVSPDYDNDPFAEAYELESFDSGESLTCYPAIKNSELQGIAVKTWTMKGFSGLVRLMVGFDKSGNIINISVLEQKETPGLGTKMVDAEFKDQYNGKNPGNHNLSVKKDGGEIDAITAATISSRAFSDAVDRAYKTLDKAGKFSN, encoded by the coding sequence ATGGCTAAAAAAGAATCGACTTTATTGAATATGGTCGTCACATTACTGGTGATTACTGCAGTGGCTTCTGCATCCCTGGGATTTATGTACGAACTGACCAAAGGACCAAAGGCTGCTGCTGAAGCTGCCAAACAAAATTTTGCCATTAAAGCGGTATCCCCGGATTATGATAATGATCCCTTTGCTGAAGCTTATGAACTGGAAAGTTTTGATAGCGGAGAATCATTGACCTGTTATCCTGCTATTAAAAATAGTGAATTACAGGGTATTGCTGTGAAAACATGGACCATGAAAGGATTCAGCGGCTTAGTACGGCTGATGGTAGGATTCGACAAATCAGGAAATATCATCAATATATCGGTGCTGGAGCAAAAAGAGACACCAGGACTCGGTACAAAAATGGTGGATGCTGAATTTAAAGACCAGTATAACGGAAAAAATCCCGGTAACCATAATTTAAGTGTAAAAAAAGATGGTGGTGAAATAGACGCGATCACGGCTGCTACCATCAGTTCCCGTGCCTTTTCGGATGCTGTCGACCGTGCTTATAAAACGCTGGATAAAGCTGGGAAATTTTCCAACTAA